The Acetomicrobium flavidum genome window below encodes:
- a CDS encoding PD-(D/E)XK nuclease family protein, giving the protein MKGKISASLLAQYAYCPRSAWYRAHGIVPKGNGSSKLLKKGKRAHKFFGIFERFYGLWSLIWRAAFLALVGGIALWVYQRLK; this is encoded by the coding sequence ATGAAGGGTAAAATCAGTGCTTCCCTTCTTGCCCAGTATGCTTATTGTCCAAGGTCGGCATGGTATCGTGCGCACGGTATTGTGCCAAAGGGCAATGGAAGCAGCAAGCTTTTAAAAAAGGGGAAGAGGGCGCATAAGTTTTTTGGAATTTTTGAAAGATTTTACGGCTTATGGAGCTTGATATGGAGGGCCGCTTTTCTCGCACTGGTTGGAGGAATAGCGCTTTGGGTGTATCAAAGATTGAAATGA
- a CDS encoding CRISPR-associated protein Cas4 has product MGVSKIEMILLMLVLCGIGVYVWWMREIPMSIDSKVWSGKLFTGRPDAVIKKGPRIIPVEFKSANHEEPMESHKVQLLCYCFLLEENGYNVPYGILRYRGKKFKIHWNSKAKRYLMKIAEEAIQSLSKNEPPLPLAENDNRCYKCPYRFICKQ; this is encoded by the coding sequence TTGGGTGTATCAAAGATTGAAATGATACTTTTAATGTTGGTGCTCTGCGGCATTGGGGTTTATGTTTGGTGGATGAGGGAGATTCCGATGAGCATAGACTCAAAAGTATGGAGCGGCAAGCTGTTTACGGGCAGGCCAGATGCAGTGATAAAAAAAGGCCCCCGGATCATACCGGTTGAGTTTAAGAGCGCCAATCACGAAGAACCTATGGAAAGTCATAAAGTACAGCTTTTGTGTTACTGTTTCCTTTTGGAAGAAAATGGTTATAACGTACCTTATGGAATATTACGATATCGAGGAAAAAAGTTCAAAATACATTGGAATAGCAAAGCAAAGCGATATTTAATGAAGATAGCCGAAGAAGCGATCCAGAGCCTCTCCAAGAATGAGCCTCCACTTCCTCTAGCGGAAAACGATAATAGATGTTATAAATGTCCTTATCGCTTTATCTGTAAACAATAA
- a CDS encoding aminotransferase has protein sequence MRIEQFGVEEWMNAYEMTAKYNIAETCVESLTVEELLSLSGNIEGSLDEICSIKLTYGEIPGSAELRRYIASLYGRMNEEHILVTQGGIGANFLAQFSLIEPQDSVISVYPTYQQLYSVPKAFGAQVYLWQLRPENGFLPDVEELKAIAKSAKNLKMICLNNPNNPTGALMDEKFIKEVIEIADSFGAYVLCDEVYRGLEHETGNITPSIVDLYERGISTGSMSKVFSLAGLRLGWIAGPIEVIRECFLHRDYTTISCGRIDDYLGVVALKNRDRILERNRKIIQENLAILTSWIEKEDHVSWVPPKAGTTAFLNFGEYDISSRDFCRRLLNETGAFLVPGSAFGPEFEGWARIGFACDSEVLRKGLDCISAFLRKLEGEY, from the coding sequence TTGCGCATAGAACAGTTTGGCGTAGAGGAGTGGATGAATGCCTACGAGATGACGGCAAAGTACAACATTGCCGAGACGTGCGTGGAATCGCTCACAGTCGAGGAACTTCTGAGCTTATCGGGCAATATCGAAGGTTCTTTGGATGAGATATGTAGCATCAAGCTGACATATGGGGAGATTCCTGGGTCGGCTGAGTTGCGTAGATATATTGCCTCACTTTACGGACGCATGAATGAAGAACATATATTGGTAACTCAGGGAGGAATAGGCGCAAACTTTTTAGCGCAGTTTTCTTTGATAGAACCACAAGACAGCGTGATTTCCGTATACCCTACTTATCAACAGCTTTATAGCGTTCCCAAGGCATTTGGGGCGCAGGTTTACTTGTGGCAGTTAAGGCCGGAAAATGGATTTCTGCCCGATGTGGAAGAGCTTAAAGCTATAGCTAAGTCCGCAAAGAACCTCAAGATGATTTGCCTGAACAACCCCAATAACCCCACGGGTGCTTTGATGGATGAAAAGTTTATAAAAGAGGTTATAGAGATCGCCGATAGCTTTGGTGCCTACGTGCTCTGCGATGAGGTATATCGTGGTCTTGAACATGAAACAGGTAATATTACCCCTTCCATAGTTGACCTCTACGAAAGGGGCATAAGCACTGGAAGCATGTCTAAAGTCTTTTCGCTTGCCGGACTTAGGTTGGGATGGATAGCGGGACCTATTGAAGTCATAAGAGAATGCTTTCTTCATAGGGACTACACCACCATAAGTTGCGGACGTATCGATGATTATCTTGGCGTCGTTGCCCTTAAAAATCGAGATCGAATATTGGAAAGAAACCGAAAAATCATCCAAGAGAACTTGGCCATATTGACCTCGTGGATCGAAAAAGAGGATCACGTCAGCTGGGTTCCTCCAAAGGCGGGAACTACGGCTTTTCTAAACTTCGGCGAATATGACATTTCCTCAAGAGACTTTTGTAGAAGATTGTTGAATGAAACGGGAGCTTTTTTGGTCCCGGGAAGCGCCTTCGGTCCGGAGTTCGAAGGCTGGGCGAGGATTGGCTTTGCATGTGACTCTGAAGTTTTAAGGAAGGGGCTGGATTGTATATCCGCCTTTCTGAGAAAACTTGAAGGAGAATATTAA
- the ilvD gene encoding dihydroxy-acid dehydratase, whose translation MRSDKIKKGISRAPHRSLLMADGYEKWEIERPWVGIANAYNSIIPGHMHLRSLVEAVKAGIYAAGGLPLEFPTIGVCDGLAMNHEGMRYSLASREHIMDSIEIMAKAHGFDALVLVPNCDKIVPGMAMAAARLNIPAIILSGGPMLAGRDVDKNVVDLSSMFEAVGKCAAGVITEDELGKLESIACPTCGSCSGMFTANTMNCMMEALGLALPGNGTIPAVFSERIRLAKATGRAIMQLLDKGITPRTILTKVAFINAIAVDMALGGSTNTALHLPAIAWAAGLDLPLSLFDQMSRRCPHICSMSPGGRYHIEDLFFAGGVQGVMSRLLEAGLIDGDLITVTGKTVAENLAEVRVLDDEVIRPVDRPYHAEGGLAVLYGRLAPDGAVVKQSAVSPEMMIHTGPARIFDSEEEATEAIFSGKIKAGDVVIIRYEGPKGGPGMREMLGPTSALAGMGLDKCVALITDGRFSGATRGASIGHVSPEAAEGGPIGLLKDGDLIVIDIPARKLDVEVSDEELSLRRKQWKPILRKLDSPFLERYRAFVTSGAKGAVLEVK comes from the coding sequence ATGAGAAGCGATAAGATAAAAAAAGGCATCTCCAGGGCTCCCCATAGGTCATTGCTCATGGCCGATGGATATGAGAAATGGGAAATAGAGAGGCCATGGGTTGGCATAGCTAACGCTTATAATTCGATAATTCCAGGCCATATGCACCTTAGATCCTTGGTGGAGGCCGTTAAGGCGGGGATTTATGCTGCCGGGGGACTACCGCTTGAATTTCCCACCATAGGGGTATGCGACGGTCTGGCCATGAATCATGAAGGGATGAGGTATTCTCTTGCAAGCAGGGAACATATAATGGATTCCATCGAGATAATGGCTAAAGCACACGGATTTGATGCCCTTGTCCTGGTGCCTAATTGCGATAAGATTGTGCCCGGTATGGCAATGGCAGCAGCTCGGTTGAATATTCCTGCTATTATCCTAAGTGGAGGGCCCATGTTGGCCGGCAGAGATGTCGATAAAAACGTTGTAGATCTATCTTCGATGTTTGAGGCTGTTGGTAAGTGCGCTGCCGGGGTAATAACGGAAGATGAGCTTGGCAAATTGGAAAGTATTGCCTGTCCCACATGCGGGTCCTGTTCTGGAATGTTTACGGCAAACACGATGAACTGCATGATGGAAGCCTTAGGGTTGGCGCTTCCAGGCAATGGAACTATTCCGGCAGTCTTTTCCGAGAGAATTCGCTTAGCCAAAGCGACAGGTCGGGCAATTATGCAGCTTCTCGATAAAGGAATAACTCCACGTACTATATTGACTAAGGTGGCCTTCATCAATGCTATTGCAGTAGACATGGCCCTTGGCGGTTCGACGAATACTGCCCTGCATCTTCCAGCCATCGCGTGGGCAGCCGGTTTAGACCTTCCCCTTTCGCTTTTTGACCAAATGAGTCGACGGTGCCCCCATATATGCAGCATGAGCCCTGGCGGTCGTTATCATATCGAAGACCTTTTCTTTGCAGGAGGAGTGCAGGGCGTCATGAGCAGATTGCTTGAGGCTGGGTTAATTGACGGAGATTTGATCACCGTGACTGGCAAAACAGTGGCTGAAAACCTGGCGGAAGTTAGGGTTTTAGATGATGAAGTAATACGACCCGTTGACAGGCCCTATCATGCAGAAGGGGGCTTGGCAGTTCTTTACGGACGGCTTGCTCCGGACGGGGCTGTCGTAAAACAGTCTGCTGTATCCCCGGAGATGATGATACACACTGGCCCTGCTAGGATCTTTGACTCTGAAGAGGAAGCTACTGAAGCCATTTTTTCCGGCAAGATCAAGGCGGGCGATGTGGTTATCATAAGATACGAAGGTCCCAAGGGAGGGCCTGGTATGCGCGAGATGCTTGGTCCGACCTCAGCCTTGGCAGGAATGGGACTCGATAAATGCGTCGCTTTGATAACGGATGGCAGGTTCAGTGGAGCGACCAGGGGAGCGTCCATAGGCCATGTCTCGCCCGAGGCTGCTGAGGGTGGGCCCATAGGATTGCTCAAGGATGGTGATCTGATCGTAATAGACATTCCAGCCCGTAAGCTTGATGTCGAGGTTAGTGACGAAGAGCTTTCATTGAGAAGGAAGCAGTGGAAGCCGATCTTGCGGAAGCTCGATAGCCCGTTTCTGGAAAGATATCGGGCATTTGTGACTTCCGGAGCAAAAGGAGCAGTCTTGGAGGTGAAATGA
- a CDS encoding YhdT family protein: protein MDINEDPRYKLANKEAFYSLLLTLLYFFWWYGFAYGLGSKPVTSYSFIMGFPSWFFWSCIMGFVVFSFASWAMVKFFFKDIPLDSDGKGTVPEGEEG, encoded by the coding sequence GTGGATATCAATGAAGATCCACGGTATAAGTTAGCCAACAAGGAAGCTTTTTACTCTCTGCTGCTGACGCTGTTGTACTTTTTTTGGTGGTACGGTTTTGCCTATGGGTTGGGTTCAAAGCCCGTAACAAGTTACTCATTTATTATGGGATTTCCAAGTTGGTTTTTCTGGAGTTGTATCATGGGGTTTGTGGTGTTTTCTTTCGCCTCCTGGGCCATGGTGAAGTTTTTCTTTAAGGACATACCGTTGGATAGCGATGGAAAAGGCACAGTCCCGGAAGGTGAAGAAGGATGA
- the panF gene encoding sodium/pantothenate symporter, whose amino-acid sequence MNFQVAIPIVLYLAIVFYIGYLANRSIAKTKASFLNEYFIGNRSMGGFVLAMTLVATYVSASSFIGGPGMAYKVGLGWVLLAMVQVPTAYLTLGFLGKKFAIVARKINAITINDFLRVRYENAAVVVIASVSLLIFFTAAIVAQFIGGARLFEAIGVPYKVGLFIFALTVVFYTAIGGFRAVVLTDAFQGIVMVCGTFALLFGIIRAGGGMEAISARIMAQDPALLTPFGAGGFVTKPFILSFWILVCLGVIGLPHTAVRCMGYKDSRSMHRAIVIGTFVTGFLMLGMHLAGALGRGALPGIEVVDSVIPTLTIKILPPIFAGIFLAGPMVSIMSTVDSQLLLASAAIINDLYVGYINPDAAHNDSKVRRISFIVTALIGVIVFLVALNPPSLIVWINLFAFGGLEAVFFWPIVMGLYWKRATASGALASMIVGVVFFILLSQYSSILHGVHPIVPTFVVTFVAFVIGSYMSRPSVDAVKKVWE is encoded by the coding sequence ATGAACTTCCAGGTAGCAATCCCCATAGTTCTATATCTTGCTATAGTATTTTATATTGGTTACTTGGCCAACAGAAGCATTGCAAAGACAAAGGCATCCTTTTTGAACGAATACTTCATAGGCAATCGCTCCATGGGTGGGTTTGTATTGGCCATGACGTTGGTTGCCACTTATGTCAGCGCAAGCAGCTTCATTGGCGGGCCTGGCATGGCTTACAAGGTTGGCTTGGGCTGGGTCTTGCTTGCAATGGTACAGGTACCTACTGCTTATCTTACATTGGGTTTTTTGGGCAAGAAGTTTGCCATAGTAGCTCGAAAGATTAATGCCATTACCATTAACGATTTTTTGAGGGTCAGGTATGAAAATGCTGCAGTCGTGGTGATAGCTTCGGTTAGCCTGCTAATATTTTTTACCGCTGCTATAGTGGCCCAATTTATAGGAGGCGCAAGGCTTTTTGAGGCAATAGGTGTTCCGTATAAGGTCGGCCTCTTTATTTTTGCCTTAACAGTCGTATTTTATACCGCCATTGGCGGATTTAGGGCTGTCGTATTGACCGATGCATTTCAAGGGATAGTGATGGTATGCGGAACCTTTGCCTTGCTCTTTGGGATAATAAGGGCCGGAGGAGGCATGGAGGCCATTAGCGCGAGGATAATGGCACAAGATCCTGCATTGCTTACCCCCTTTGGAGCGGGGGGTTTTGTGACAAAACCCTTCATATTGTCCTTCTGGATATTGGTATGTCTTGGGGTAATAGGGCTACCCCATACGGCGGTGCGATGTATGGGGTATAAGGATTCGAGATCTATGCATAGGGCCATTGTAATAGGTACGTTCGTGACCGGCTTTTTGATGTTGGGCATGCATCTGGCCGGCGCTCTCGGCAGGGGGGCCTTGCCGGGCATTGAGGTTGTAGATTCCGTCATTCCGACGCTGACGATTAAAATTTTGCCTCCAATCTTTGCAGGCATATTTTTGGCCGGACCCATGGTCTCGATCATGTCTACTGTAGATTCTCAACTGCTGTTGGCGTCAGCGGCAATTATCAACGACTTATATGTGGGATATATCAACCCCGATGCAGCGCATAACGACTCTAAGGTTAGGCGCATTAGTTTTATAGTCACTGCCTTAATAGGGGTCATCGTATTTCTGGTTGCATTAAATCCGCCCAGTTTGATAGTATGGATAAACCTTTTTGCCTTCGGTGGTCTCGAGGCTGTCTTTTTCTGGCCCATAGTGATGGGTCTATATTGGAAACGTGCCACCGCTTCCGGCGCATTGGCTTCAATGATAGTCGGGGTTGTCTTTTTTATATTGCTCAGCCAATATTCTTCAATACTTCATGGTGTACACCCAATTGTTCCCACCTTTGTTGTGACTTTCGTAGCCTTTGTGATTGGGAGTTACATGTCTCGTCCGTCTGTCGATGCCGTGAAGAAGGTGTGGGAGTAA
- a CDS encoding substrate-binding domain-containing protein — MKTFVKRILPIFIISLLCLSFVQGIARADEQVLLMATTTSTDDTGLLDYLAPLFKADTGITLQWTATGTGKALKLGENCDVDVLLVHDPDSEKKFVEAGFGIDRTQVMYNDFIIIGPKEDPAGIKGLTSTEAFKKIAEKKAVFVSRADESGTHMKEKFIWKTAGLPVPDKEEWYVQTGQGMLVTINVAAEKKGYTLTDRGTYIKYEADHQGNPPLVILCEGDKYLINQYSVIAVNPEHCPKVKYDLAKKFIEWMAGPEGQKAIADFRLMGKQLFFPNADATSK, encoded by the coding sequence ATGAAGACGTTCGTCAAAAGGATATTGCCAATTTTTATCATATCCTTGCTGTGCCTATCTTTCGTTCAGGGTATAGCTCGCGCAGATGAACAGGTGCTTTTAATGGCCACCACCACGAGCACTGATGATACGGGGTTGCTCGATTACCTGGCACCGCTTTTCAAGGCCGATACCGGCATAACCCTTCAGTGGACTGCAACCGGTACGGGTAAGGCTTTGAAATTGGGCGAGAATTGCGACGTAGATGTCTTGCTGGTTCACGATCCAGATTCTGAAAAGAAGTTTGTGGAGGCGGGATTTGGCATCGACAGAACTCAGGTGATGTATAACGACTTCATCATCATCGGTCCCAAAGAGGATCCAGCTGGAATAAAGGGATTAACATCGACCGAGGCATTCAAAAAGATTGCCGAGAAAAAGGCCGTTTTCGTCAGTAGGGCAGACGAGTCCGGCACTCACATGAAAGAAAAGTTCATTTGGAAGACGGCGGGATTACCTGTTCCCGATAAGGAAGAATGGTATGTACAAACGGGTCAGGGCATGTTGGTAACCATCAATGTCGCTGCCGAAAAGAAGGGTTATACCCTCACCGATAGAGGAACCTATATAAAATACGAAGCCGATCATCAGGGCAATCCGCCTTTAGTGATCCTTTGCGAGGGCGATAAATATCTGATAAACCAATACAGCGTAATAGCCGTTAACCCGGAGCATTGCCCGAAAGTCAAATATGATTTGGCAAAGAAGTTTATAGAGTGGATGGCAGGTCCAGAAGGGCAAAAAGCAATAGCAGACTTCAGGCTCATGGGAAAGCAGCTGTTTTTCCCAAATGCTGACGCCACATCCAAATAA
- a CDS encoding ABC transporter permease has product MDYIFDGIREAFVLLFSGNEEVYSAVYATLKASSLAILIALLIGFPLGFFLGYSDFPGKRFIRSVADTLLALPTVLVGLWVYAFISSRGPLGNLNLLFTIKGVIVGEVVLALPIIIALSAQAVEELDLSVRDTLLTLGATGKRLVLDMLWEARYGILMAAVTAYGRIISEVGSASMLGGNIKWRTRTITTAMAFETNKGQFAMGIALGLILLLIAFLVNGTLAFAKRRRQSR; this is encoded by the coding sequence GTGGATTATATATTCGACGGGATAAGAGAGGCTTTTGTTTTGTTATTTAGCGGAAACGAGGAAGTCTATTCCGCCGTTTACGCTACGCTCAAAGCGTCTTCGTTGGCCATATTGATTGCTTTGTTGATCGGTTTTCCGCTCGGCTTCTTTTTAGGATACTCCGATTTCCCCGGGAAGCGGTTCATAAGATCGGTTGCAGATACATTGCTTGCTCTTCCAACGGTTCTGGTTGGGTTATGGGTATACGCTTTCATCTCGAGCCGGGGTCCGCTTGGCAATTTGAATTTACTTTTTACCATCAAGGGTGTCATCGTTGGCGAAGTTGTCCTTGCACTTCCTATCATAATTGCCTTATCGGCTCAGGCAGTGGAAGAATTAGATCTGTCAGTAAGGGATACACTTCTTACTTTGGGGGCTACAGGAAAAAGATTAGTATTGGATATGTTATGGGAAGCTCGCTATGGAATCTTGATGGCGGCAGTAACGGCATACGGTCGCATCATATCCGAAGTTGGTTCCGCTTCTATGCTTGGCGGAAACATCAAATGGAGAACAAGGACCATTACGACAGCCATGGCATTTGAGACCAATAAAGGACAATTTGCCATGGGTATAGCCTTAGGCTTAATACTTCTTCTAATAGCCTTTTTAGTCAATGGTACCCTGGCCTTTGCTAAAAGAAGACGACAATCGCGGTGA
- a CDS encoding ATP-binding cassette domain-containing protein: MLYRLTGIKRYYNERCALSIDHLVIEEGKIYGLVGPNGSGKTTLLRILAFLDEPDAGNIYYNGSLVSPQLVPSLRREVTMLLQNTRLLTRRVKDNVAFGLKMRHMDLNTIKHRVKEALEMVGLPVKDFANRQWYELSGGEAQRVALAARLALRPKVLLLDEPTANVDTVSETLINEAVVRAKEEWKTTIIMVSHDLLWLYNSADETISLWGGRVASHGPENVILGPWEKVGDGLYCKKLKDGQKIYVSGIPSSSNAVTVSPGDISLLSNAINDDGGSACNLLRGLVTQMVYSNDGLLRVSIALGELNLVSLVDKDYIKSLDIYPGMEVYASFKPSAAQWL; this comes from the coding sequence ATGCTTTACAGATTAACTGGGATCAAACGCTACTATAACGAAAGATGTGCCCTTTCCATAGACCATCTGGTGATAGAGGAGGGCAAGATATATGGCTTAGTTGGCCCCAATGGCAGCGGGAAGACAACATTACTGAGGATTTTAGCCTTCTTGGATGAGCCTGATGCTGGAAACATTTATTATAACGGATCTTTAGTATCGCCTCAGCTTGTGCCCTCTTTGCGCCGAGAGGTGACCATGCTTTTGCAAAACACACGGCTATTAACCCGCAGGGTGAAGGATAACGTAGCATTTGGTTTAAAGATGAGGCATATGGATTTGAACACAATAAAACATCGTGTTAAAGAGGCCTTGGAAATGGTGGGCTTACCCGTAAAGGATTTTGCCAATAGGCAATGGTATGAGCTTTCAGGAGGAGAAGCACAGAGGGTTGCATTGGCTGCTAGATTGGCACTGAGACCGAAGGTCCTACTTTTGGATGAACCAACGGCCAACGTAGATACTGTCTCTGAGACCCTCATAAATGAGGCTGTGGTAAGGGCAAAGGAAGAGTGGAAGACTACTATAATAATGGTCAGCCACGATTTGTTGTGGCTTTACAACTCAGCCGACGAAACCATTTCTCTGTGGGGAGGCCGCGTCGCAAGCCATGGCCCAGAAAACGTCATCCTCGGACCATGGGAAAAGGTTGGCGACGGTCTTTACTGCAAGAAGCTAAAGGATGGACAGAAAATTTATGTCTCAGGCATTCCATCTTCTTCAAATGCCGTGACTGTAAGCCCCGGTGACATATCCCTGCTGAGCAATGCCATCAACGATGATGGAGGGTCAGCATGCAATTTACTTCGCGGCCTCGTAACGCAGATGGTTTATTCTAACGACGGGCTACTTAGGGTTTCCATTGCCCTTGGCGAATTAAATTTGGTGTCTTTGGTCGACAAAGACTATATCAAAAGTCTCGATATATATCCAGGGATGGAGGTATATGCCTCATTTAAGCCTTCGGCAGCTCAGTGGCTATAA
- a CDS encoding nucleoside kinase: protein MQKTSFTVHIKDNGSLTSERPLKGQEVLLACGKDGESNIVAWRVNNYLRSLDWTVDDDCFVEFVDTSSFEGMEVYRRSLSFLLVLASKRALSEDVFIRHSISDGYYCELESGSVSEDKVWAIKEELKRLVASDIPLKREIISGDKAIRIFTRQGNVDKANLFRWAAVDPIEVYRCNDMYGYFYAPLAPSTGYMKVFDLVPYEQGMVLRFPTVAYPQGLPPFMPSKRLSEVFTQYAKWLDILGVSTMESLHGLVSRGESNDVIQISEALHSQWLSHLAEMIATNDDIRLICIAGPSASGKTTTAQRLRIQIQVFGKRAFMISLDDYFVERERTPRDEKGNYDFEALEALDLDLINDNLIKLIEGFEVELPRFNFFTGSRERGRTVRLGKDTIIIVEGIHGLNESISQSVPEAQKWRLYVSPLTGINLDRHNRTSTTDNRLIRRLVRDHRTRGKSPEDTLLQWPSVIRGAQRHIFPYQERAHVMFNSATVYELAVLKGYAEPLLRNIHEDSPMFGEAQRLLTFLHYVPFMPADEVPNNSIIREFIGGSCFESV, encoded by the coding sequence TTGCAAAAGACGAGCTTTACGGTTCACATTAAGGATAATGGCAGTTTGACGTCAGAAAGGCCCTTAAAGGGGCAAGAAGTTCTCTTGGCCTGCGGGAAAGATGGCGAATCCAATATAGTTGCCTGGAGGGTAAATAATTATTTGCGGTCCCTAGACTGGACGGTAGATGATGATTGTTTTGTGGAGTTTGTCGATACCTCCAGCTTTGAAGGGATGGAGGTATACAGAAGAAGCCTCAGCTTTTTGTTGGTGCTTGCCTCTAAAAGGGCCTTGTCCGAGGACGTCTTTATAAGGCATTCCATAAGCGACGGATATTACTGTGAGCTTGAATCGGGATCAGTTTCTGAAGACAAGGTCTGGGCGATCAAAGAAGAACTCAAGAGATTAGTAGCTTCGGATATTCCACTGAAGCGAGAAATTATCTCCGGTGATAAGGCGATAAGGATATTTACCCGCCAGGGCAATGTGGATAAGGCTAACTTATTTCGATGGGCAGCAGTAGATCCCATAGAGGTCTATAGATGTAACGATATGTACGGCTATTTTTACGCTCCCCTGGCCCCATCTACCGGTTACATGAAAGTGTTTGATCTGGTGCCATATGAGCAGGGGATGGTCCTGCGTTTCCCGACTGTGGCCTATCCTCAGGGGCTTCCGCCTTTTATGCCCTCGAAACGTTTGTCCGAAGTATTTACGCAATATGCCAAATGGCTCGACATCTTGGGCGTGAGCACCATGGAAAGCCTTCACGGCTTGGTGTCGCGGGGAGAATCCAACGATGTGATTCAGATATCTGAGGCATTGCACTCTCAATGGCTGTCTCATTTAGCGGAAATGATTGCGACCAATGACGACATCAGGCTTATTTGCATAGCCGGACCTTCAGCATCCGGCAAGACGACGACGGCCCAGAGGTTGCGCATACAAATTCAGGTCTTCGGCAAGCGAGCTTTTATGATCTCCTTAGATGACTATTTTGTAGAGAGGGAAAGAACCCCTAGGGACGAAAAGGGAAATTACGATTTTGAAGCTCTGGAAGCTTTAGATCTGGATCTTATTAACGATAACCTAATAAAGCTGATCGAGGGTTTTGAGGTCGAACTGCCCCGTTTTAACTTCTTCACCGGCAGCAGGGAAAGGGGGCGCACGGTGCGTTTGGGCAAAGATACCATCATAATAGTGGAGGGCATACACGGCCTGAATGAATCCATAAGCCAAAGCGTTCCGGAGGCTCAGAAGTGGCGTTTGTATGTGTCCCCCTTGACGGGCATCAACTTGGATCGACACAATAGGACCAGCACCACGGATAATAGATTAATACGACGTCTGGTTCGAGATCATCGCACTCGAGGAAAAAGCCCTGAGGATACCTTGCTTCAGTGGCCTTCAGTGATCAGGGGAGCGCAAAGGCATATTTTCCCCTACCAGGAAAGGGCTCATGTGATGTTTAATTCAGCGACGGTTTACGAATTGGCTGTCCTTAAGGGATATGCAGAGCCGTTGCTTAGAAACATCCATGAAGATTCTCCAATGTTTGGCGAGGCCCAACGACTATTGACCTTTTTGCACTATGTGCCATTTATGCCGGCAGATGAGGTACCAAATAATTCGATAATTCGTGAGTTTATAGGCGGAAGCTGTTTTGAGTCTGTCTAA